One stretch of Schlesneria sp. DSM 10557 DNA includes these proteins:
- a CDS encoding aminodeoxychorismate/anthranilate synthase component II, with protein sequence MLLLIDNYDSFVYNLARYLVELGCETRVVRNDAITVEGVAELAPRAIIISPGPCTPHEAGVSIPLIRELSHAIPMLGVCLGHQAIAAALGGDVIRAPKPVHGRTSLIQHTGEDLFQDLPQPLRVARYHSLIVDEQTLPSSLRVTARTEEGIPMALQHETRPLYGVQFHPESVLTQSGHQLLANFLRLSALPSTVSSATNWQEISAEAEEPKVPVVSW encoded by the coding sequence ATGTTACTTCTGATCGATAATTATGACAGCTTCGTCTACAACCTGGCGCGGTACCTGGTCGAGTTAGGGTGCGAAACCCGCGTTGTCCGCAATGACGCCATTACCGTGGAAGGAGTCGCGGAACTGGCCCCTCGTGCCATCATCATTTCTCCCGGCCCCTGCACACCCCATGAAGCGGGTGTCTCAATTCCCCTCATCCGTGAGTTGAGCCACGCCATCCCCATGCTAGGCGTCTGCTTAGGCCATCAGGCCATTGCCGCAGCACTCGGCGGTGACGTCATCCGGGCTCCCAAACCGGTCCACGGTCGTACGTCATTGATTCAGCATACGGGCGAAGACCTGTTTCAGGACTTGCCGCAACCGTTAAGAGTTGCACGATACCACTCGCTGATCGTTGATGAGCAAACCCTGCCTTCCTCGCTGCGAGTCACCGCCCGCACCGAGGAGGGGATCCCGATGGCCCTGCAGCACGAGACACGCCCTCTCTATGGCGTCCAGTTCCACCCGGAATCCGTACTCACCCAGTCTGGTCACCAGCTTCTGGCCAATTTCCTCCGTCTCTCCGCCCTCCCCTCCACCGTTTCCTCAGCCACCAACTGGCAAGAGATCTCGGCCGAAGCAGAAGAGCCCAAAGTCCCCGTTGTCTCGTGGTGA
- a CDS encoding anthranilate synthase component I family protein: protein MTAITFPLVEELSPSTDVMSAVEALADWPNLLLFESALQRRGVGRYTFLMADPITRWELDRSRYGIDPFEQVRAAWKELPTARVAGLPPFQGGIAGLLGYELGQSWERIPTPTFNEFNLPVLAVGLYDWVIAWDHELHKVWLVSQGWPEREPDRRAFRAADRIRNVQAALAAGRARPDETSPFPRKLELADQFPLPSVPHVSSTFTREGYLRAVERVIEYIQAGDIFQANLSQRLLAPAPCGPVSLYRRLRSVNPAPFAGLMVWNDWAIVSASPERFLWVQDGEVETRPIKGTRQRKRGPEADLFTRDELRQSEKDQAENVMIVDLLRNDLSRVCLPSTVRVPQLCTVETYETVQHLVSAVTGQLKPELSIWDLFQATFPGGSITGAPKVRAMEIIAELEPTVRGPYCGSLFYVGADGQADSNLLIRSYVQRHGWLQCNVGGGIVAQSDSKAEYEETLTKAAGMLKAL, encoded by the coding sequence ATGACCGCGATCACGTTTCCCCTCGTCGAAGAGCTTTCTCCATCTACTGACGTGATGTCAGCAGTAGAGGCCCTTGCAGACTGGCCGAATCTGCTGCTGTTTGAAAGCGCTCTTCAACGGAGGGGGGTCGGTCGCTACACCTTCCTGATGGCGGATCCGATCACCCGCTGGGAGCTTGATCGTTCCCGCTACGGAATCGATCCTTTCGAACAAGTCCGCGCAGCGTGGAAGGAATTACCAACCGCGCGGGTTGCGGGCCTCCCCCCTTTTCAAGGGGGGATCGCCGGTCTGCTGGGGTATGAACTGGGGCAATCCTGGGAGCGAATTCCGACACCCACCTTCAACGAATTCAATCTGCCGGTCCTGGCGGTGGGACTTTATGACTGGGTGATCGCCTGGGATCATGAACTACACAAAGTCTGGCTCGTCTCGCAGGGGTGGCCGGAGCGGGAGCCGGACCGCCGTGCTTTTCGTGCCGCTGACCGGATACGCAATGTTCAGGCTGCACTGGCAGCAGGCCGCGCCCGCCCAGACGAGACATCTCCTTTTCCGCGGAAGCTCGAACTGGCGGACCAGTTTCCCCTTCCCTCCGTGCCGCATGTGTCGAGTACCTTCACGCGTGAGGGCTACCTGCGGGCGGTTGAGCGAGTGATCGAGTACATCCAGGCGGGCGACATCTTCCAGGCGAACCTGTCGCAAAGGCTGCTGGCACCGGCACCGTGTGGGCCTGTGTCGCTCTATCGGCGGCTGCGGTCTGTCAATCCGGCACCCTTTGCCGGTTTGATGGTCTGGAATGACTGGGCCATCGTCAGCGCCTCCCCCGAACGGTTTCTCTGGGTTCAGGATGGCGAGGTGGAAACGCGTCCGATTAAGGGAACTCGTCAAAGGAAACGGGGCCCCGAGGCCGATCTGTTTACTCGTGACGAGCTACGACAGAGTGAAAAGGACCAAGCCGAGAATGTGATGATCGTCGATTTGTTACGGAACGACCTGTCCCGAGTCTGCCTGCCGTCGACAGTCCGTGTCCCACAGCTTTGCACGGTCGAAACATACGAAACCGTTCAGCATCTGGTTTCTGCTGTCACAGGCCAGCTCAAACCAGAACTATCGATCTGGGATCTGTTTCAAGCGACTTTTCCGGGCGGTTCGATTACCGGAGCTCCGAAAGTCCGGGCCATGGAGATTATTGCAGAACTGGAACCGACCGTGCGAGGCCCCTACTGCGGCAGCCTGTTCTACGTGGGGGCCGATGGGCAGGCGGACAGCAATCTCCTGATTCGCTCGTACGTGCAGCGGCATGGCTGGCTACAATGTAACGTCGGAGGAGGCATCGTCGCTCAGTCGGACTCCAAAGCGGAGTACGAAGAGACGTTGACGAAAGCGGCAGGGATGCTGAAGGCCCTTTGA
- a CDS encoding NAD(P)/FAD-dependent oxidoreductase has protein sequence MVNSTEPRVIVIGGGPSGSTAATLIAQRGHKVRLLEREQFPRFHIGESLIPQTYWVLKRLNMLDKMKSSEFIRKYSVQFVGASGRLSEPFYFLDHKPHESSQTWQVRRSEFDQMMLQNAADHGVDVQQGVRVLEVLFEGERAVGVRVKDEAGGEERIERADVIVDASGQSSLIMGKLGLREWDQELKKAAVWTYWEGAQRDTGRDEGATVVLQVQGKTGWFWYIPLHDNIISVGVVADHNYLFKNRDTKDFEAIYHAEVEKCPAVKQRISLGKRVAPYRAAKEYSYRSRRAAGDGWVLVGDAFGFLDPLYSSGVLLALKSGELAADAVCEGLAKGDTSAAQLGAWEPDYVRGMQRMRSLVNAYYAGFSFGRFVAKHPNRKGDITDLLIGDLFRPELDETLALVEEALKTPAMAEHK, from the coding sequence ATGGTGAATTCGACTGAGCCTCGCGTGATCGTGATTGGTGGCGGCCCCTCCGGCTCGACAGCAGCGACTTTGATCGCTCAGCGTGGTCACAAAGTTCGGCTGCTGGAGCGAGAGCAGTTTCCGCGGTTCCACATTGGTGAATCGCTGATTCCGCAAACGTATTGGGTCCTCAAACGACTCAATATGCTGGATAAAATGAAGAGTAGCGAGTTCATCCGAAAGTACAGCGTGCAGTTCGTCGGCGCCAGTGGTCGACTGTCGGAGCCTTTCTATTTTCTCGACCACAAGCCGCATGAGTCGTCCCAGACGTGGCAAGTCCGGCGTAGTGAGTTCGACCAGATGATGCTCCAGAACGCCGCCGACCACGGCGTCGATGTGCAGCAAGGTGTGCGAGTTCTCGAAGTCCTCTTCGAGGGCGAACGAGCCGTCGGTGTGCGCGTGAAAGACGAAGCCGGTGGCGAAGAGCGGATCGAGCGAGCTGACGTGATTGTGGATGCAAGCGGTCAAAGTTCGTTGATTATGGGTAAGCTCGGTCTGCGAGAATGGGATCAGGAACTGAAGAAGGCGGCCGTCTGGACGTATTGGGAAGGTGCTCAGCGAGACACGGGACGGGACGAGGGGGCGACGGTCGTACTGCAGGTTCAGGGAAAAACAGGATGGTTCTGGTACATCCCGCTGCATGACAACATCATCAGTGTCGGTGTCGTCGCTGACCATAACTACCTGTTTAAGAATCGCGATACCAAAGATTTCGAGGCCATCTATCACGCGGAAGTCGAAAAATGTCCGGCGGTGAAGCAACGAATCAGTCTTGGAAAGCGTGTCGCCCCTTATCGGGCTGCGAAGGAATATTCCTATCGCTCCCGCCGTGCCGCCGGAGATGGCTGGGTCCTCGTCGGCGATGCCTTCGGCTTCCTTGATCCGCTTTACTCTTCCGGTGTGCTCCTGGCACTGAAGTCAGGTGAACTCGCCGCTGATGCCGTTTGTGAGGGATTGGCCAAGGGGGATACGTCGGCGGCTCAACTGGGAGCCTGGGAACCCGATTATGTCCGAGGTATGCAGCGGATGCGATCACTGGTCAACGCTTACTACGCCGGTTTCAGCTTCGGCAGATTCGTTGCCAAACACCCTAATCGCAAGGGGGATATCACAGACCTGCTGATTGGTGATCTCTTTCGGCCAGAACTCGATGAGACCCTCGCACTCGTCGAAGAGGCTCTTAAGACGCCCGCCATGGCAGAGCATAAGTAA
- a CDS encoding MarR family winged helix-turn-helix transcriptional regulator, producing MAATARKSRFDSLQQEVYLNLWRTYDRLKSLEDELFASHELSAQQYNALRLLQAVHPASMPTSALGNKLISRAPDMTRLLDRLEARGLIQRERRADNRRVVEVSITAGGLQLVDELSTAVSECHSRQLGHLSEAQLKQLVELLYAARFPHEVEGSHWCREA from the coding sequence TTGGCTGCGACGGCCCGAAAATCTCGTTTCGACTCCCTGCAGCAAGAGGTCTATCTAAACCTCTGGCGCACGTATGACAGGTTGAAGTCGCTGGAGGATGAGCTTTTCGCATCGCATGAACTCTCAGCGCAGCAGTACAACGCGCTCCGACTTCTGCAGGCCGTGCATCCCGCTTCGATGCCGACATCTGCCTTGGGAAATAAGCTGATTTCGCGGGCCCCCGATATGACTCGCCTGCTCGACCGCCTTGAGGCACGTGGGTTAATTCAACGCGAGCGGCGCGCTGACAACCGCCGCGTCGTCGAAGTCAGCATCACCGCTGGCGGGCTGCAACTCGTCGATGAACTTTCCACCGCCGTCAGCGAGTGTCATTCCCGGCAACTCGGTCATTTGTCAGAAGCTCAGTTAAAGCAACTGGTGGAACTTTTGTATGCAGCTCGCTTTCCACACGAAGTGGAAGGGAGCCACTGGTGTCGAGAAGCCTGA
- a CDS encoding TetR/AcrR family transcriptional regulator: protein MTRKQRQIKEREQLFLQVARKLLIEQGYAGLSMDQLAEATEYSKGTVYQHFSTKEDLVTALAIESMERRVELFLRAEQFVGRSRERLAAIGVADEIFSRLEPHHYHSEFIIKLANLRERASAERREALDRLESACFGTVLRIVQAGVDAGELRPTVDSRELVYSVITMALGTHMTALHYCPMLKEFEIQDPVKVLMKGIHTLLDGFDWKPLSGEWNYEVSRQRVLSEIFAPEQASLGLN from the coding sequence ATGACACGCAAACAACGTCAGATCAAAGAACGAGAGCAACTGTTTCTGCAGGTTGCCCGTAAGCTGTTGATCGAGCAGGGCTATGCGGGCCTGAGCATGGACCAGTTGGCAGAAGCGACGGAGTATTCGAAGGGTACGGTCTATCAGCACTTCTCAACGAAGGAAGATCTTGTCACGGCACTGGCCATCGAAAGCATGGAACGGCGTGTTGAGCTGTTCCTGAGGGCCGAACAATTCGTAGGACGTTCCCGTGAGCGGCTGGCGGCTATCGGGGTGGCGGATGAGATTTTCTCGCGTCTCGAACCACACCACTACCATTCTGAGTTCATTATCAAGCTGGCCAATCTGCGGGAACGTGCATCCGCAGAACGTCGGGAAGCACTCGATCGGCTGGAATCTGCCTGTTTTGGAACGGTCCTGCGAATCGTTCAGGCAGGCGTGGATGCAGGCGAACTGCGACCGACCGTCGATTCGAGGGAACTGGTCTATTCGGTCATCACCATGGCGCTAGGGACGCACATGACGGCACTGCATTACTGCCCAATGTTGAAAGAATTTGAGATTCAAGACCCGGTTAAAGTCCTGATGAAAGGAATCCATACACTGCTTGACGGGTTCGACTGGAAACCACTTTCAGGGGAATGGAATTACGAAGTCAGCCGTCAGCGAGTCCTGTCCGAGATTTTTGCACCCGAACAGGCCTCCCTGGGGCTCAACTGA
- a CDS encoding ABC transporter permease, giving the protein MNWLALRMLTGDKSKYLSLILSITFATLLMSQQVSIFMGVVERSASQIIDVRDADLWVMDSKVRYIDEAPFLPNNDLQRVRGVPGVEWAVRFHKSSATARLPDGNFRNVMLLGVDDATMVGSPRRMVLGELSDLNRANAVFIDKAGYEYMWPGEPFQLGREFHINDRRVVLMGICKASPPFTTLPILYSRFTEVERFFPTNRNLMNYVLAKAMPGQDPHQVCQAIEQQCGLMALTQDGFFWKTIDYFMSSTGIPINFGITIGLGFIVGAAVAGQTFYLFTLENLKQFGALKAMGVTNARLISMILLQASVVSGIGYGLGMGTTAIFFTFTNRIAPMAGIHLNLVAAIGVGLAVVIIILLTSLFSLRKVLFLEPAVVFRG; this is encoded by the coding sequence ATGAACTGGCTCGCACTACGAATGCTGACGGGCGACAAAAGCAAGTACCTGAGCCTGATTCTCAGCATCACGTTCGCGACGTTGCTGATGTCACAGCAGGTCTCCATTTTCATGGGGGTCGTCGAACGGTCTGCCAGCCAGATCATCGATGTCCGCGATGCAGACTTATGGGTGATGGACAGCAAAGTCCGGTACATCGATGAAGCTCCATTCCTGCCGAATAACGATTTGCAGCGTGTCCGCGGCGTTCCGGGGGTCGAATGGGCCGTTCGCTTTCACAAGAGCAGTGCGACCGCACGCCTGCCAGATGGAAATTTCCGAAATGTCATGTTGCTCGGGGTCGACGACGCGACGATGGTCGGATCACCTCGTCGAATGGTCCTGGGGGAACTGAGTGACCTGAACCGTGCCAACGCCGTCTTCATCGACAAGGCGGGCTACGAATACATGTGGCCTGGGGAACCATTCCAGTTGGGACGGGAATTTCACATCAACGATCGACGAGTCGTTCTGATGGGCATTTGCAAAGCATCGCCTCCCTTCACGACTCTTCCCATTCTTTACTCGCGGTTCACTGAAGTGGAACGATTTTTTCCCACCAATCGCAACCTGATGAACTACGTCCTTGCGAAGGCCATGCCGGGTCAGGACCCGCACCAAGTCTGCCAGGCGATCGAGCAGCAGTGCGGGTTAATGGCGCTGACTCAGGACGGTTTCTTCTGGAAAACAATCGACTATTTCATGAGTTCCACCGGGATTCCTATCAACTTCGGGATCACGATCGGCCTGGGATTCATCGTGGGAGCAGCGGTGGCCGGTCAGACCTTTTACCTGTTCACGCTCGAAAACCTGAAACAATTCGGAGCACTTAAGGCCATGGGAGTCACCAACGCCCGCTTGATCTCGATGATCCTGCTGCAGGCCAGCGTCGTCAGCGGTATTGGCTACGGCCTGGGAATGGGTACGACGGCAATTTTCTTCACGTTCACGAATCGAATCGCTCCGATGGCAGGCATTCACCTCAACCTCGTTGCGGCCATCGGCGTGGGATTGGCCGTGGTGATCATCATTCTGCTGACCAGTCTGTTCAGTCTGCGAAAAGTGTTGTTCCTGGAACCTGCGGTTGTCTTCCGAGGCTGA
- a CDS encoding ABC transporter ATP-binding protein: protein MTVVSPSPISDIHPPEVLAVACRQIFKEFGTGEAKTIALRGVDLDVLAGQMTLLVGQSGCGKTTLISIVAGLLNATSGSLTVLGEDLIGMSGSRLVQFRQKNIGFVFQQYNLLPTLTAVENAAIPLIIAGMSRRKAFAEAKEILAEVGLAQRMHLFPNQLSGGQQQRVAIARALVHEPRLLVCDEPTAALDAQSGQTVMELLRRVALQPDRAVIVVTHDSRVFSFGDRIIHMDDGVVTKVEVPDPTGVRPLEIHH from the coding sequence ATGACCGTAGTTTCACCTTCACCGATCAGTGACATACACCCGCCTGAGGTGCTGGCTGTCGCGTGTCGTCAGATCTTCAAAGAGTTCGGCACGGGCGAAGCCAAAACGATCGCGCTGCGCGGCGTCGACCTTGATGTCCTTGCGGGACAGATGACGTTGCTGGTCGGTCAGTCCGGCTGCGGTAAGACGACGTTAATCTCGATTGTTGCGGGGCTGCTGAATGCGACGAGCGGATCGCTGACCGTGCTGGGAGAAGACTTGATTGGAATGAGCGGTTCTCGTCTCGTCCAGTTCCGGCAAAAGAATATTGGTTTTGTGTTCCAGCAGTACAATCTGCTGCCGACCCTGACCGCCGTGGAGAATGCCGCGATCCCTCTGATCATTGCGGGGATGTCGCGTCGGAAAGCGTTTGCAGAGGCCAAAGAAATTCTCGCGGAAGTCGGACTGGCGCAACGAATGCACCTGTTTCCCAATCAGCTTTCCGGGGGACAACAGCAACGGGTGGCGATTGCGAGAGCCCTCGTACATGAGCCACGTTTGCTGGTGTGTGACGAACCGACTGCGGCACTCGACGCTCAGTCGGGTCAAACTGTGATGGAATTGCTGAGACGTGTCGCACTTCAGCCCGACCGTGCGGTCATTGTCGTGACTCACGACAGTCGTGTTTTCAGTTTTGGTGACCGAATCATCCACATGGATGATGGAGTGGTGACAAAAGTGGAAGTCCCCGATCCCACGGGTGTTCGTCCTCTCGAAATTCATCACTAA
- a CDS encoding HlyD family secretion protein, which translates to MLKTVRALFLPVLATGMFAFSIYHLMFAAEKIPRATPLVEPPKQSFTVGISGTGLVEARTENISIGTPIAGVVLEVCVTAEQLGQRVTAGTPLFRVDDRHLRSQLHVMQSRVAMAEAQLNRLEQMPRPEEIPPSEAKVRVAEANRTRLKDLLDRGEQLLGRKVMSDEEFTSRRFTFAAADQQYQQAQAEHSLLMAGAWDSDKAVTQASLESARAEVENIETEIDRCLVRAPVDGQILKIDVRPGEYVNSSSSKALILLGDLQRLRVRVDIDERDISRFQVTGKAMATPRGASNQNLKLEFVRVEPYVIPKRAFTGDNTERIDTRVLQILYEIDEPAPRVYVGQQLDVSIECQASSSSKAFEQDRSVE; encoded by the coding sequence ATGTTGAAAACCGTGCGTGCCCTCTTTCTTCCCGTGCTCGCCACAGGCATGTTCGCATTTTCCATCTATCACCTGATGTTTGCCGCGGAAAAAATTCCGAGAGCGACGCCGCTGGTCGAGCCCCCCAAGCAATCATTCACGGTTGGTATCTCTGGTACAGGTCTGGTCGAGGCCCGTACCGAGAATATTTCAATCGGGACGCCAATCGCCGGAGTGGTTCTTGAAGTTTGCGTCACTGCCGAGCAACTTGGTCAGCGCGTGACGGCTGGAACTCCTCTCTTTCGCGTCGACGACAGGCACCTCCGATCTCAGTTACATGTCATGCAGTCACGGGTGGCCATGGCCGAAGCCCAGCTCAACCGGCTTGAGCAAATGCCGAGGCCGGAAGAGATTCCTCCAAGCGAAGCCAAAGTCCGCGTTGCCGAAGCGAACCGAACCCGCCTGAAAGACCTGCTGGACCGGGGCGAACAGTTGCTGGGACGCAAGGTCATGTCGGATGAGGAATTTACTTCGCGGCGATTCACTTTCGCGGCGGCCGACCAGCAATATCAGCAGGCCCAGGCTGAGCACTCGCTACTGATGGCCGGTGCGTGGGATTCCGACAAAGCCGTAACACAAGCTTCGCTCGAGTCAGCTCGTGCCGAAGTCGAAAATATTGAGACAGAGATTGACCGCTGTCTCGTCCGAGCCCCCGTCGATGGTCAAATTCTGAAAATCGATGTGCGGCCGGGAGAATACGTTAATTCTTCGTCGTCCAAGGCGTTGATTCTGCTGGGAGACCTGCAGCGTCTTCGCGTCCGTGTCGATATTGATGAACGAGACATCAGCCGGTTCCAGGTGACGGGGAAGGCCATGGCCACACCCCGCGGCGCCTCGAATCAGAACCTCAAGCTGGAATTCGTGCGAGTCGAACCGTACGTGATTCCTAAAAGAGCGTTCACGGGTGACAACACTGAACGGATCGATACGCGTGTCCTGCAAATTCTGTATGAGATTGATGAACCTGCTCCGCGAGTCTACGTCGGCCAGCAACTGGACGTTTCGATCGAGTGTCAGGCCTCTTCTTCCTCCAAAGCGTTTGAACAGGATCGCTCAGTCGAGTAA
- a CDS encoding Hsp70 family protein has product MPAKYIIGIDLGTTNSALAYAALDAEHPEVQLLPIPQLVAPATVEARDLLPSFLYLASKQEGATGAYDVPWAKGRDFAIGEMARRQSAELPDRTVGAAKSWLCHSRIDRHQAILPWGAGDELPKVSPVTATRRYLEHLVAAWDQAHPDAPLAGQHVVLTVPASFDASARELTREAASAAGLPDDLVLLEEPQSAVYAWLTSIGDRWRKVLKVGDTLLVCDVGGGTTDLTLVGVSEEEGELTLKRVAVGNHLLLGGDNMDLALAHYVSGLFAKKGVNLDPWQSVSLWHSCRQAKEVLLAPDGPKKHPISVLGRGSKLIGGTVTVEVSREAAMQLLIDGFFPACNSTERPARQRVSGFQEIGLPYEADVAITRHLAGFLQSHGTDEDGAARPTHVLFNGGVYKAEQFQSRLLETLKSWFPDQPPQLLEGVHDLDHAVARGAAYYGWAKVKGGVRIRGGTARAYYIGIETAGLAIPGAARPLRALCVVPFGMEEGTELDVPSDPIGLIVGQPAHFRFFSSSTRKDDQPGVRLQRWGDDEIVETDSLEATLPKDDAIDDHYVPVQFHTQLTELGVLELWCVSTRGSGRWKLEFSIREDAEK; this is encoded by the coding sequence ATGCCAGCCAAGTACATCATCGGAATCGATCTCGGGACCACCAACAGCGCGCTGGCCTATGCCGCACTGGACGCCGAGCATCCGGAAGTTCAGCTACTGCCGATCCCGCAACTGGTCGCTCCGGCGACAGTAGAAGCACGCGATCTGCTTCCGTCTTTCCTATATCTTGCCAGCAAGCAGGAAGGGGCGACCGGCGCCTATGACGTCCCCTGGGCGAAGGGACGCGATTTTGCCATTGGAGAAATGGCACGAAGACAGTCTGCTGAACTGCCTGACCGAACCGTCGGTGCCGCGAAATCGTGGCTCTGTCATAGTCGAATCGACCGACATCAGGCGATCTTGCCATGGGGTGCCGGGGATGAGCTTCCCAAGGTATCGCCCGTCACGGCAACCCGCAGATATCTGGAACACCTCGTGGCGGCGTGGGATCAGGCACATCCGGACGCCCCTCTTGCCGGTCAGCATGTCGTTCTAACGGTTCCTGCGTCATTCGATGCCAGTGCGCGCGAACTCACACGCGAAGCCGCCTCTGCGGCAGGACTGCCTGATGACCTTGTTCTGCTCGAGGAACCGCAATCCGCCGTCTACGCGTGGCTGACCTCAATTGGGGACCGGTGGAGGAAAGTGCTGAAAGTTGGCGACACGCTCCTGGTCTGCGACGTCGGTGGGGGAACGACCGATTTAACGCTCGTGGGCGTCAGCGAGGAAGAGGGGGAACTGACTCTCAAACGGGTCGCTGTCGGCAATCATCTCCTGCTGGGGGGTGACAACATGGACCTGGCGCTGGCGCACTATGTTTCCGGACTGTTTGCCAAGAAGGGGGTCAACCTGGATCCCTGGCAATCGGTCTCGCTCTGGCATTCCTGCCGGCAGGCCAAAGAGGTCCTGCTCGCCCCCGACGGCCCCAAGAAGCATCCGATCTCGGTATTGGGCCGCGGCAGTAAGTTGATCGGGGGAACGGTCACCGTTGAAGTGAGCCGCGAAGCCGCGATGCAGTTGCTGATCGACGGATTCTTCCCTGCGTGCAATTCAACCGAGCGCCCCGCTCGCCAGCGTGTGTCGGGGTTCCAGGAAATCGGACTTCCGTACGAAGCAGACGTGGCAATCACGCGTCATCTGGCAGGCTTCCTGCAGAGTCATGGTACCGACGAAGACGGGGCTGCCCGTCCCACACACGTCCTGTTCAATGGGGGTGTCTACAAAGCGGAGCAGTTCCAATCTCGCCTGCTTGAGACACTCAAATCCTGGTTCCCTGATCAACCCCCTCAGTTACTGGAAGGGGTACACGATCTGGACCATGCCGTCGCTCGGGGAGCCGCGTATTATGGCTGGGCCAAAGTGAAAGGCGGGGTCCGCATTCGCGGGGGGACCGCACGAGCATACTACATCGGAATTGAGACAGCCGGTCTCGCAATCCCGGGAGCCGCGCGGCCTTTGCGTGCCCTGTGTGTCGTCCCCTTTGGAATGGAAGAGGGAACAGAGCTGGACGTTCCCTCTGACCCGATCGGACTAATTGTGGGCCAACCGGCTCATTTCCGGTTTTTCAGTTCGTCCACGAGAAAAGACGACCAGCCAGGGGTCCGTCTGCAGCGTTGGGGTGATGACGAGATTGTCGAGACCGATTCACTGGAAGCAACTCTGCCCAAGGATGACGCCATCGACGACCACTATGTTCCTGTTCAGTTTCATACGCAACTGACAGAACTGGGCGTGCTGGAACTCTGGTGCGTCAGCACACGCGGCAGCGGCCGGTGGAAGCTCGAATTCAGTATCCGGGAAGACGCAGAGAAATAA
- a CDS encoding sugar phosphate isomerase/epimerase family protein, with the protein MGRPVTLFTGQWADLKLEDLCKKAKDFGYDGLELACWGDHFEVDKALSDDTYCARKRELLEKYDLQVFAISNHLVGQAILDNIDARHKSILPPYVWGDGKPEGVTQRAIEEMKNTARAAQKLGVGIVNGFTGSSVWHLIYDFPPTPKSMYDDGFKLLAERFNPILDVFQECGVKFALEVHPTEIAFDLYSAERAVAALGGREEFGFNFDPSHLIWQGVDPVEFIRYFPNRIYHVHMKDAKVTLNGRSGILASHLSFGDSRRGWDFRSMGRGGVNFEEVIRALNAIKYQGPLSVEWEDSGMDREHGARESCQYVKNIDFAPSGRAFDSAFSE; encoded by the coding sequence ATGGGTCGTCCTGTTACCCTGTTTACTGGCCAATGGGCTGACCTGAAGCTCGAAGACCTCTGCAAGAAGGCCAAAGATTTTGGCTACGACGGGCTGGAACTGGCCTGCTGGGGTGACCACTTCGAAGTGGACAAGGCTCTGTCGGATGATACCTACTGCGCCCGCAAACGAGAGCTTCTCGAAAAGTACGACCTCCAAGTGTTCGCGATCTCTAACCATCTGGTTGGACAAGCGATTCTCGACAATATCGACGCACGTCACAAAAGCATTCTTCCACCCTACGTCTGGGGTGATGGCAAGCCTGAAGGGGTGACGCAACGTGCGATCGAGGAAATGAAGAATACCGCCCGTGCGGCTCAAAAGCTGGGTGTCGGTATCGTCAATGGTTTCACTGGCTCAAGCGTCTGGCACCTGATTTACGACTTCCCTCCCACACCGAAATCGATGTACGACGATGGATTCAAGTTGCTCGCCGAGCGATTCAATCCCATCCTCGATGTCTTTCAGGAATGCGGAGTCAAGTTCGCGCTGGAAGTACACCCCACCGAAATCGCCTTCGACCTATATTCCGCTGAGCGGGCTGTTGCCGCTCTGGGTGGACGAGAAGAATTCGGATTCAACTTCGACCCAAGCCACTTGATCTGGCAAGGAGTCGACCCAGTAGAATTTATCCGGTACTTCCCGAACCGCATTTACCACGTTCACATGAAGGACGCCAAAGTAACGCTCAACGGCCGTTCCGGAATTCTGGCCAGCCATCTGTCGTTCGGTGATTCACGACGAGGCTGGGATTTCCGCAGCATGGGACGGGGTGGCGTGAACTTTGAAGAAGTCATCCGCGCTCTGAACGCCATCAAGTACCAGGGCCCATTGTCCGTGGAATGGGAAGACAGCGGAATGGATCGCGAACACGGTGCACGTGAGTCCTGCCAGTACGTCAAGAACATCGACTTCGCTCCCTCAGGACGAGCCTTCGACTCAGCATTCTCGGAGTAA